From the Pseudomonadota bacterium genome, the window CAGAAGCGTAAATATGTGCCGCTCCTGTGTAATGGTGAGTATTCCGCCGGTTCTTTTGGCCTGACGGAATCCATGGCCGGCTCCGACCTTGGGGGAATGAAGACCTCGGCAGTCAAGGAAGGTGATTGCTATCGACTGAACGGCAGCAAGATATTTATTACCAGTGCTGAGTATGCCGGAGTGATTATTGTCTGGGCGGTCACCAATAGAAAAATTCAGCGAACCCGCAGGATCAGTGCCTTTCTGGTGGAAAAAGATACTCCGGGATTGTCGATCGGTAAAGCGGAAGAAAAAATGGGACAGCGGGGGTCAGCTACCAACGAAGTTATTCTAGATGATTGCCTGGTACCGGCGGAAAATCTGTTGGGCAGTGAGGGCGACGGTTTCAGGATTGCCTTGATGGCTCTGGATGGCGGGCGTATCGGTATTGGTTCCATGGCCATCGGTATCGGCCTGGAGGCCATGGACTATGCCAGGGATTACTCTCGTGAAAGGATGCAGTTTGATCAGCCCATTGCCTCTTTTCAGGCAGTTCAATGGCAGCTTGCCGACAGATATGCCGAATTGCAGAGTGCCCATCTGATGGTTTTGCTGGCAGCTTCGTTAAAGCAGCAGAAAAAACCTTTTACCAGGGAAGCCTCCATGGGCAAGCTGCTGGCCACTGAAGGGGCTAACAAGGCCTGTTACAGTGCGGTTCAGATCTTGGGGGGTAACGGTTATATTGCCGAATATCCGGTTGAGCGACTCTATCGGGATGCCCGGGTAACTACCATCTATGAGGGAACTTCAGAGATACAGCGTCTGGTTATTGCCCGTCATATTCTTGGTGAGTTTTAACAATTAGCTGAATTGACCGAAGATGAAAGTCCTTCCAAAGGATGAATAAACTTTCAGGAGGAAAGACTTATGAGTGGTGAAAAGAAATTTGATCAAACTGATGAAAGGCGGCAAGCCTGGGAAGCTATCTATGCTAAAGCAGTTAAAAAATACCCTGAACGCTTGCCGCAGTTTACCACTTTATCCAATGAACCCATAAAAAAATTATATACTCCTGAAGATCTTGCCGGCTTCAGTTATCAGGATGAACTGGGTTATCCCGGTGAATATCCTTACACCAGGGGCGTCCAGCCTACCATGTATCGTGGCCGTTTATGGACCATGCGTCAGTTTGCCGGTCTTGGGGGAGCTGAGGAAACTAATGCCCGTTTTCATTACCTGATGGAACATGGTGAAACCGGTTTGAGCACTGCATTTGATATGCCGACTTTGATGGGATATGATTCTGACAGTCCCATGGCCCGGGGGGAAGTCGGTAAGTGTGGGGTGGCCATTGATACCCTGGCTGACATGGAAATTCTTTTTGACCGGATTCCCATGGACCAGGTGACCACTTCCATGAC encodes:
- a CDS encoding acyl-CoA dehydrogenase family protein, which produces QKRKYVPLLCNGEYSAGSFGLTESMAGSDLGGMKTSAVKEGDCYRLNGSKIFITSAEYAGVIIVWAVTNRKIQRTRRISAFLVEKDTPGLSIGKAEEKMGQRGSATNEVILDDCLVPAENLLGSEGDGFRIALMALDGGRIGIGSMAIGIGLEAMDYARDYSRERMQFDQPIASFQAVQWQLADRYAELQSAHLMVLLAASLKQQKKPFTREASMGKLLATEGANKACYSAVQILGGNGYIAEYPVERLYRDARVTTIYEGTSEIQRLVIARHILGEF